In the genome of Cupriavidus malaysiensis, one region contains:
- a CDS encoding enoyl-CoA hydratase/isomerase family protein, protein MNHAPASAAEPLLRIARQGPLTHLTLNRPARGNALSAALVAALAAAVEACHTDGTRLLAIEGAGKHFCTGFDLEDLEQESDDSLLARFVRVELLLQAVHAAPFVTVALVQGRAMGAGADLVAACARRWAAPGSSFAFPGAGFGLVLGTERLAALVGATCARSWIAGGGAIGSEDALRAGLVDAMVVPDARAAGLAALLEQACRLEASTQAAIHAAALGGSAGAAARAGQLADLVRSAARPGLKDRIAAYRAATRR, encoded by the coding sequence ATGAACCACGCCCCCGCATCCGCTGCCGAGCCCTTGCTGCGCATCGCCCGGCAAGGCCCGCTGACGCACCTGACACTGAACCGGCCGGCGCGCGGCAATGCGCTCAGCGCGGCGCTGGTGGCGGCGCTGGCCGCAGCGGTCGAGGCCTGCCACACGGACGGCACGCGCCTGCTGGCCATCGAAGGTGCCGGCAAGCACTTCTGCACCGGCTTCGACCTGGAGGACCTGGAGCAGGAAAGCGACGACTCGCTGCTGGCGCGCTTCGTGCGCGTCGAACTGCTGCTGCAGGCCGTGCATGCCGCGCCCTTCGTCACCGTCGCGCTGGTCCAGGGGCGCGCCATGGGCGCGGGCGCCGACCTGGTCGCCGCCTGCGCGCGGCGCTGGGCCGCGCCGGGCAGCAGCTTCGCCTTTCCCGGCGCCGGCTTCGGCCTGGTGCTGGGTACCGAGCGGCTGGCCGCGCTGGTCGGCGCCACTTGCGCGCGCAGCTGGATCGCCGGCGGTGGCGCGATCGGCAGCGAGGACGCGCTGCGCGCCGGCCTGGTGGACGCCATGGTCGTGCCCGACGCGCGCGCGGCCGGCCTGGCGGCGCTGCTGGAGCAGGCGTGCCGCCTGGAGGCATCGACGCAGGCCGCGATCCATGCCGCCGCCCTGGGCGGCAGCGCCGGCGCTGCAGCACGCGCGGGCCAGCTTGCCGACCTGGTGCGCTCCGCCGCGCGCCCGGGACTGAAAGACCGCATCGCGGCATACCGGGCGGCCACGCGCCGCTGA
- a CDS encoding cysteine dioxygenase produces the protein MGGNAGGNAAGNEAALLAALTAPLRDLVSHDDWLPESLARPHALYYQQHLLYGDPLDRFSLVSFVWGPGQQTPVHDHTVWGLIGVLRGAEIDQRFRQEAGRMVPDGEPVRLERGEVAAISPTLGDVHRVRNAYDDRVSVSIHLYGGNIGRIDRHVYDPQSGQAKPFVSGYSNAMVPNLWARPAA, from the coding sequence ATGGGTGGCAATGCGGGTGGCAATGCGGCTGGCAATGAGGCCGCGCTGCTGGCCGCGCTCACCGCGCCGCTGCGCGACCTGGTGTCGCATGACGACTGGCTGCCCGAGAGCCTGGCGCGGCCGCACGCGCTCTACTACCAGCAGCACCTGCTCTACGGCGATCCGCTCGATCGCTTTTCGCTGGTCAGCTTCGTGTGGGGGCCGGGCCAGCAGACGCCGGTGCACGACCACACCGTGTGGGGCCTGATCGGCGTGCTGCGCGGCGCCGAGATCGACCAGCGCTTCCGCCAGGAAGCGGGCCGCATGGTGCCGGACGGCGAGCCGGTGAGGCTCGAGCGCGGCGAGGTGGCCGCGATATCGCCGACGCTGGGCGACGTGCACCGCGTGCGCAATGCCTACGATGATCGCGTCTCGGTCAGCATCCACTTGTACGGCGGCAATATCGGCCGCATCGACCGCCACGTCTACGACCCGCAGAGCGGGCAGGCCAAGCCCTTCGTGTCGGGCTACTCCAACGCCATGGTGCCCAATCTGTGGGCGCGCCCCGCCGCATGA
- a CDS encoding CaiB/BaiF CoA transferase family protein: protein MPDLSEQDLPLAGVKVVEFCTVAAGPFCGMLLADMGAEVIKVEPPEGDTLRQWPPLSAGFSENFASLNRNKHSVALNLKDPADAALARRLVLDADVVVENNRPGVMDRLGLGYAAFRDEKPGLVYCSVSAYGQSGPRAGEGGFDLTIQAAAGVMSVTGEPGGAPVKCGVPLADFASGLYAAFAIASALARVRAGGAGAHIDVPMYGCTLGIAALQTSEYFGNGRSPVKLGSAHPRNAPYQAFRAADGYFAIAAGNQKLWLEVVRVVGLPELAADPRFASTRERAQHQEALKDLLEVRFGEQGVEHWIAAFRAAGVPHARINDYAAALDDPQVGHMDWVRPLTLPGGHRTRTFASPLRFDGLGLPIRLDPPALGEHNAEVRARHAGGSHGAQQDITGEA from the coding sequence ATGCCCGATCTCAGTGAACAAGACCTGCCGCTGGCAGGCGTCAAGGTGGTGGAGTTCTGTACGGTGGCCGCCGGTCCCTTCTGCGGCATGCTGCTGGCCGACATGGGTGCCGAGGTGATCAAGGTGGAGCCGCCGGAGGGCGATACGCTGCGCCAGTGGCCGCCGCTGTCGGCCGGTTTCTCCGAGAACTTCGCCTCGCTCAACCGCAACAAGCACTCGGTGGCGCTCAACCTGAAGGATCCCGCCGATGCGGCACTGGCGCGCCGCCTGGTCCTCGACGCGGACGTGGTGGTGGAGAACAACCGGCCGGGTGTGATGGACCGCCTGGGGCTGGGCTACGCCGCCTTCCGCGACGAGAAGCCGGGCCTGGTCTACTGCTCGGTGTCCGCCTACGGCCAGAGCGGCCCGCGTGCCGGCGAAGGCGGCTTCGATCTCACCATCCAGGCCGCTGCCGGCGTGATGAGCGTGACCGGCGAGCCCGGCGGCGCGCCGGTCAAGTGCGGCGTGCCGCTGGCGGACTTCGCCTCGGGCCTGTACGCCGCCTTCGCCATCGCCAGCGCGCTGGCGCGCGTGCGCGCCGGCGGCGCCGGCGCCCATATCGACGTGCCGATGTACGGCTGCACGCTGGGCATCGCCGCACTGCAGACCAGCGAGTACTTCGGCAACGGACGCAGCCCCGTCAAGCTGGGTTCCGCGCATCCGCGCAATGCGCCCTACCAGGCCTTCCGCGCCGCCGACGGCTACTTTGCCATCGCCGCCGGCAACCAGAAGCTGTGGCTGGAAGTGGTGCGCGTGGTCGGCCTGCCGGAGCTGGCCGCCGACCCGCGCTTCGCCAGCACGCGGGAGCGCGCGCAGCACCAGGAGGCGCTCAAGGACCTGCTGGAGGTCCGCTTCGGCGAGCAGGGCGTCGAGCACTGGATCGCCGCCTTCCGCGCTGCCGGCGTGCCGCATGCCCGCATCAACGACTATGCCGCCGCGCTGGACGATCCGCAGGTCGGCCACATGGACTGGGTGCGGCCGCTGACGCTGCCGGGCGGGCATCGCACGCGCACCTTCGCCTCGCCGCTGCGCTTCGACGGCCTGGGCCTGCCGATCCGGCTAGACCCCCCGGCGCTGGGCGAGCACAACGCCGAGGTGCGCGCGCGCCACGCCGGTGGCAGCCACGGCGCGCAACAGGACATCACGGGAGAGGCATGA
- a CDS encoding IclR family transcriptional regulator, producing MNNTLIKGLGVIELLAHSERPLGLSEIAAELGLAKSNVHRLLQALTELRYVIRAGDGSGYSASIKLWELGSAVLSRLDLRRHAEIWMDQLMHASGESVHLSVLDRGEVVYVHKIDSPNPVRAYTQIGGRALAHCVATGKAMLAFLPEATLQRMAAALVPSTPHSIVEPARFLREMEKIRKQGYAVNRGEWRETVSGIAAPITDCHGHVIAAVGLSGPAERFRPGRLKPFADMVQEAAAEITASLGGGSHDALALATRSMADLRRR from the coding sequence ATGAACAACACCCTGATCAAGGGCCTGGGCGTGATCGAGCTGCTGGCGCACAGCGAACGCCCGCTGGGCCTGAGCGAGATCGCCGCCGAGCTCGGCCTGGCCAAGAGCAATGTGCACCGCCTGCTGCAGGCGCTGACGGAGCTGCGCTACGTCATCCGCGCCGGCGACGGCAGCGGCTACAGCGCCTCGATCAAGCTGTGGGAGCTGGGCTCGGCCGTGCTGTCCCGGCTCGACCTGCGCCGCCACGCCGAGATCTGGATGGACCAGCTGATGCACGCCAGCGGCGAGAGCGTGCACCTGTCGGTGCTGGACCGCGGCGAGGTGGTCTACGTGCACAAGATCGACAGCCCCAACCCGGTGCGCGCCTACACGCAGATCGGCGGACGCGCGCTGGCGCACTGCGTGGCGACCGGCAAGGCCATGCTCGCCTTCCTGCCCGAAGCCACGCTGCAGCGCATGGCGGCAGCGCTGGTACCCTCCACGCCCCACAGCATCGTCGAGCCCGCGCGCTTCCTGCGCGAGATGGAGAAGATCCGCAAGCAGGGCTACGCCGTCAATCGCGGCGAATGGCGCGAGACCGTGTCCGGCATCGCCGCGCCGATCACCGACTGCCACGGCCATGTGATCGCCGCGGTCGGGCTGTCGGGTCCGGCCGAGCGCTTCCGTCCCGGCCGTCTCAAGCCCTTTGCCGACATGGTGCAGGAGGCGGCCGCCGAGATCACCGCCAGCCTCGGCGGCGGCAGCCACGACGCGCTTGCCCTGGCTACCCGCAGCATGGCGGACCTGCGGCGGCGCTGA
- a CDS encoding NAD-dependent succinate-semialdehyde dehydrogenase, whose translation MYQDLALYIDGEFVKGGGRHEQDVINPATQEVLGKLPHASKADLDRALAAAQRAFESWKKTSPLERSKILRRVGELARERAKDIGRNITMDQGKPLAEAVGEVLVCAEHADWHAEECRRIYGRVIPPRQPNVRQIVVREPIGVCAAFTPWNFPFNQAIRKIVAAVGAGCTLILKGPEDSPSAVVALARLFHDAGLPAGVLNIVWGVPSEVSTYLIESPIVRKISFTGSVPVGKQLAALAGAHMKRVTMELGGHSPVLVFDDADVEPAAEMLARFKLRNAGQVCVSPTRFYVQEKAYDKFLARFTEVIGSIKVGNGLETGTEMGPLAHERRVLSMQQFLDDASHRGGKIVAGGSRIGDKGFFFAPTVVTDLPDDAKLMVDEPFGPVAPVTRFKDTEEVLRRANSLPYGLASYVFTNSLKTATQVSNGLEAGMVNINHFGMALAETPFGGIKDSGIGSEGGQETFDGYLVTKFITQV comes from the coding sequence ATGTATCAGGATCTCGCTCTCTACATCGATGGGGAATTCGTCAAGGGAGGAGGCCGGCACGAGCAGGACGTGATCAATCCCGCGACGCAGGAAGTGCTGGGCAAGCTGCCCCACGCCAGCAAGGCCGACCTGGACCGCGCGCTTGCCGCCGCGCAGCGCGCCTTCGAAAGCTGGAAGAAGACCTCGCCGCTGGAGCGCTCCAAGATCCTGCGCCGCGTCGGCGAGCTGGCGCGCGAGCGTGCCAAGGACATCGGCCGCAACATCACCATGGACCAGGGCAAGCCGCTGGCCGAGGCGGTGGGCGAGGTGCTGGTGTGCGCCGAGCATGCCGACTGGCATGCCGAGGAATGCCGCCGCATCTACGGCCGCGTGATCCCGCCGCGCCAGCCCAATGTGCGCCAGATCGTGGTGCGCGAGCCGATCGGCGTCTGCGCCGCCTTCACGCCGTGGAACTTCCCCTTCAACCAGGCCATCCGCAAGATCGTCGCCGCCGTCGGCGCCGGCTGCACGCTGATCCTGAAGGGGCCGGAAGACTCGCCCAGCGCGGTGGTGGCGCTGGCCCGGCTGTTCCATGACGCCGGCCTGCCGGCGGGCGTGCTGAACATCGTCTGGGGCGTTCCCAGCGAAGTCTCGACCTACCTGATCGAGTCGCCGATCGTGCGCAAGATCTCCTTCACCGGCTCGGTGCCGGTCGGCAAGCAGCTGGCCGCGCTGGCCGGCGCGCACATGAAGCGCGTCACCATGGAGCTGGGCGGCCATTCGCCGGTGCTGGTGTTCGACGATGCGGACGTCGAACCGGCCGCCGAGATGCTGGCCCGCTTCAAGCTGCGCAACGCCGGCCAGGTGTGCGTGTCGCCGACGCGCTTCTACGTCCAGGAGAAGGCCTACGACAAGTTCCTGGCGCGCTTCACCGAGGTGATCGGCTCGATCAAGGTCGGCAACGGCCTGGAGACCGGCACCGAGATGGGCCCGCTGGCACACGAACGCCGCGTGCTGTCGATGCAGCAGTTCCTCGACGACGCCAGCCACCGCGGCGGCAAGATCGTCGCCGGCGGCTCGCGCATCGGCGACAAGGGCTTCTTCTTCGCCCCCACCGTGGTGACCGACCTGCCCGACGACGCCAAGCTGATGGTCGACGAGCCCTTCGGCCCGGTCGCGCCGGTGACCCGCTTCAAGGACACCGAGGAAGTCCTGCGCCGCGCCAACAGCCTGCCCTACGGCCTGGCCTCCTACGTCTTCACCAATTCGCTGAAGACGGCCACGCAGGTCTCGAACGGCCTCGAGGCCGGCATGGTCAACATCAACCACTTCGGCATGGCGCTGGCCGAGACGCCCTTCGGCGGCATCAAGGACTCCGGCATCGGCAGCGAAGGCGGCCAGGAGACCTTCGATGGCTACCTGGTGACCAAGTTCATCACCCAGGTCTGA
- a CDS encoding flavin-containing monooxygenase: MTEAAFTANATNATNATNAAPVPEAVGAAEHFDVLIVGAGISGIASAYHLNDQCPEMRFVVLESQAGYGGTWLTHRYPGVRSDSDLYTFGYRFKPWTGTPIATAAEILAYMGEVIAENGLARHIRYRHAIRSASWSSEQSLWTIEASRSDTGATVRFTANFLWMCQGYYRHAQGYTPEWPAMADFRGRIVHPQDWPEDLDCTDQRVLVIGSGATAATLVPALAGRCAHVTMLQRSPTYFITGRNANVLADELRQLKIDESWIHEIVRRKILHDQAVFTQRAQQEPETVKAELLAGVRASLGPDFDVDTHFTPRYRPWRQRIAYIPDADLFQSVREGKASVVTDEIERFVEGGVQLKSGRTLEADVIVTATGFDLSVLGDIAFTIDGKPLVFSDSVTYRGMMFTGVPNLVWVFGYFRASWTLRADLIGDFVCRLLCHMRDKGVGSVVPVLRPEDREMALGSWVDPENFNPGYLMRGMHLLPKRGSKREWQHTQDYWGEKDEFPAIDLDDAVFAYGGRAPAR; the protein is encoded by the coding sequence ATGACTGAAGCTGCATTCACTGCCAACGCCACCAACGCCACCAACGCCACCAACGCGGCGCCAGTGCCGGAGGCCGTCGGCGCGGCCGAACACTTCGACGTGCTGATCGTCGGCGCCGGCATCTCCGGCATCGCCTCTGCCTACCACCTGAACGACCAGTGTCCGGAAATGCGCTTCGTAGTGCTGGAGTCGCAGGCGGGCTATGGCGGCACCTGGCTGACGCATCGCTATCCGGGCGTGCGCTCCGACAGCGACCTCTACACCTTCGGCTACCGCTTCAAGCCCTGGACCGGCACCCCGATCGCCACCGCGGCGGAGATCCTCGCCTACATGGGCGAAGTCATCGCCGAGAACGGGCTGGCGCGCCATATCCGTTACCGCCACGCGATCCGTTCGGCCTCATGGTCGAGCGAGCAGAGCCTGTGGACCATCGAAGCCAGCCGCAGTGATACCGGCGCGACGGTCCGCTTCACGGCGAACTTCCTGTGGATGTGCCAGGGCTACTACCGGCACGCCCAGGGCTATACGCCGGAATGGCCGGCCATGGCCGATTTCCGCGGCCGCATCGTCCATCCGCAGGACTGGCCCGAGGACCTGGACTGCACGGACCAGCGCGTGCTCGTGATCGGCTCCGGCGCGACCGCGGCCACGCTGGTGCCGGCGCTGGCCGGACGCTGCGCGCACGTGACCATGCTGCAGCGCTCGCCTACCTACTTCATCACCGGACGCAATGCCAACGTGCTGGCCGACGAACTGCGCCAGCTGAAGATCGACGAGAGCTGGATCCACGAGATCGTGCGGCGCAAGATCCTGCACGACCAGGCGGTGTTCACGCAGCGCGCGCAGCAGGAACCGGAAACGGTCAAGGCCGAGCTGCTGGCGGGGGTGCGCGCCAGCCTCGGGCCCGACTTCGACGTCGACACCCATTTCACGCCGCGCTACCGGCCCTGGCGGCAGCGCATCGCCTACATTCCGGACGCCGACCTGTTCCAGAGCGTGCGCGAAGGCAAGGCCTCGGTGGTCACCGACGAGATCGAGCGCTTCGTCGAAGGGGGTGTCCAGCTCAAGTCGGGCCGCACGCTGGAGGCCGACGTCATCGTCACCGCGACCGGCTTCGACCTCAGCGTGCTCGGCGATATCGCCTTCACCATCGACGGCAAGCCGCTGGTGTTCTCCGACAGCGTGACCTACCGCGGCATGATGTTCACCGGCGTGCCCAACCTGGTCTGGGTATTCGGCTACTTCCGCGCCAGCTGGACGCTGCGCGCGGACCTGATCGGCGATTTCGTCTGCCGGCTGCTGTGCCATATGCGCGACAAGGGTGTCGGCAGCGTGGTGCCGGTGCTGCGGCCCGAGGACCGCGAGATGGCGCTCGGCAGCTGGGTGGACCCGGAGAACTTCAATCCGGGCTACCTGATGCGCGGCATGCACCTGCTGCCCAAGCGCGGCAGCAAGCGCGAATGGCAGCACACGCAGGACTACTGGGGGGAGAAGGACGAGTTTCCCGCCATCGATCTCGATGACGCGGTGTTCGCCTATGGCGGCCGGGCGCCGGCGCGCTGA
- a CDS encoding alpha/beta fold hydrolase, producing the protein MQRLTVDAAGVRTSLIDTGRGRPTILVHGTSSSAETGWAPILARLAERRRCLVPDLAGSGLSVDDGSALTLERLVGQVEAVAALAEGEALDLVGYSLGGVVAAAAAARLAGQVRRLVVLGGWAATDLRMRVQFDLWQALARTDHTQLARLLLLNGVSERFFAASDPSLVETVLARFATGLAPGSDRQAALDAIVDIRACLPAVRAATLVIGLAQDRLVPAAHCRALAQAVPGARYEEIDCGHLVMLEQPERLLERIERHLEERHD; encoded by the coding sequence ATGCAAAGACTGACCGTGGACGCGGCAGGCGTCCGTACCAGCCTGATCGACACCGGCCGCGGCCGGCCCACCATCCTCGTGCATGGCACATCGTCCAGCGCGGAGACGGGCTGGGCGCCCATCCTGGCGCGCCTCGCCGAACGGCGGCGCTGCCTGGTGCCCGACCTGGCCGGCTCGGGCCTGAGCGTGGACGACGGCTCGGCGCTGACCCTGGAACGGCTGGTCGGGCAGGTGGAGGCCGTCGCCGCCCTGGCCGAGGGCGAAGCGCTGGACCTGGTCGGCTACTCGCTGGGCGGCGTGGTGGCGGCGGCGGCCGCGGCCAGGCTGGCGGGACAGGTGCGCCGGCTGGTGGTGCTGGGCGGCTGGGCCGCGACCGACCTGCGCATGCGCGTGCAGTTCGACCTGTGGCAGGCACTGGCCCGCACCGACCACACGCAGCTTGCCCGCCTGCTGTTGCTCAACGGTGTCTCCGAGCGCTTCTTCGCCGCCAGCGACCCGTCGCTGGTCGAGACCGTGCTGGCGCGCTTTGCCACCGGACTGGCGCCGGGCAGCGACCGGCAGGCGGCGCTCGACGCCATCGTCGATATCCGTGCCTGCCTGCCGGCGGTCCGCGCCGCCACGCTGGTGATCGGGCTGGCCCAGGACCGCCTGGTGCCGGCGGCGCATTGCCGCGCGTTGGCACAGGCCGTGCCCGGCGCGCGCTACGAAGAGATCGATTGCGGGCACCTGGTGATGCTGGAACAGCCCGAGCGCCTGCTGGAACGCATCGAACGCCATCTGGAGGAGCGTCATGACTGA
- a CDS encoding SDR family oxidoreductase, with protein MPRLQDKIVMVTGAASGLGAAFSRAAAEAGAAVVLADIDAHAGQALCEALAAAGADTLFLHLDVARETAWQEAMAEVERRHGRLDVLVNNAGIALRGSIADCSLADWQRTLDVNLTGVFLGCRAALPLMREGGGSIINVSSIYGLVGGDQVAAYCAAKGGVTLLTRSAALHGAKCSPPVRVNSIHPGFVETPMVLRSIGALDAGAAAAARARIEGITPLGRLATPDDIVGAFLLLASDEARYITGAQFTVDGGLTAQ; from the coding sequence ATGCCACGCCTGCAAGACAAGATCGTGATGGTCACCGGCGCGGCCTCCGGGCTCGGCGCTGCCTTCAGCCGCGCGGCCGCCGAGGCGGGGGCCGCGGTGGTGCTGGCCGACATCGACGCGCATGCCGGGCAGGCGCTGTGCGAGGCGCTGGCCGCAGCGGGTGCCGACACCCTGTTCCTGCACCTGGACGTGGCGCGCGAAACGGCCTGGCAGGAAGCCATGGCGGAGGTCGAGCGCCGCCACGGCCGGCTCGATGTGCTGGTGAACAACGCCGGCATCGCCCTGCGCGGCTCCATTGCCGATTGCTCGCTGGCCGACTGGCAGCGCACCCTGGATGTCAACCTGACCGGGGTTTTTCTCGGCTGTCGCGCGGCCCTGCCGCTGATGCGCGAGGGAGGCGGCTCGATCATCAACGTGTCGTCGATCTACGGGCTGGTGGGCGGCGACCAGGTGGCGGCCTATTGCGCCGCCAAGGGCGGCGTGACCTTGCTGACGCGCTCGGCGGCCCTGCACGGCGCCAAGTGCTCGCCGCCGGTCCGCGTCAACTCCATCCATCCCGGCTTCGTCGAGACACCGATGGTACTGCGCTCGATCGGTGCGCTCGACGCCGGCGCGGCGGCGGCCGCGCGGGCGCGCATCGAGGGCATCACGCCGCTCGGCCGCCTCGCCACGCCGGACGACATCGTCGGCGCCTTCCTGCTGCTCGCCTCCGACGAGGCGCGCTACATCACCGGCGCGCAGTTCACCGTCGACGGCGGGCTGACCGCGCAATAG
- a CDS encoding TetR/AcrR family transcriptional regulator: MKASVERVPSQEGGAGERRRPKQARSQATEDALLDAGLACIEAVGIEATSMALVAERAGASIGALYFRFGDKERFVQAALARAFDRIRAETDALLAYAVMQDKPPAAVIVACVDLAVKIQSRSQGVLRAVLKRALDDPAAWEPVGRLGNEVSGRLVDTLARYPEVTAIPGWRDRIMLAMHAARAMHFNSLYNPQSPLPSDPERMVAALSDLVRGHLGLPPDAGAEPAQDKAQDKARTQEQAPTAAQRGHRQGRA, from the coding sequence ATGAAGGCAAGCGTGGAGCGGGTGCCGTCCCAGGAGGGCGGAGCGGGCGAACGCCGCCGGCCGAAGCAGGCGCGCAGCCAGGCCACCGAAGACGCCTTGCTCGATGCAGGGCTGGCCTGCATCGAGGCGGTCGGCATCGAGGCCACCTCGATGGCGCTGGTGGCCGAGCGCGCGGGTGCTTCGATCGGCGCGCTTTACTTCCGCTTCGGCGACAAGGAGCGCTTCGTCCAGGCCGCGCTCGCGCGCGCCTTCGATCGCATCCGCGCCGAGACGGATGCGCTGCTGGCCTACGCGGTCATGCAGGACAAGCCGCCCGCGGCGGTGATCGTCGCCTGCGTGGACCTGGCGGTGAAGATCCAGAGCCGCAGCCAGGGCGTGCTGCGCGCGGTGCTCAAGCGCGCGCTCGACGATCCGGCCGCCTGGGAGCCGGTCGGCCGCCTCGGCAACGAAGTCAGCGGGCGCCTGGTCGATACGCTGGCGCGCTATCCCGAGGTGACCGCGATCCCCGGCTGGCGCGACCGCATCATGCTGGCCATGCATGCCGCGCGTGCGATGCATTTCAACAGCCTCTACAACCCGCAATCGCCGTTGCCGTCGGACCCTGAGCGCATGGTCGCCGCGCTCAGCGATCTCGTGCGGGGTCATCTCGGCCTGCCACCGGATGCCGGCGCCGAACCGGCGCAGGACAAGGCGCAGGACAAGGCGCGGACCCAGGAGCAAGCACCGACCGCCGCGCAGCGCGGTCACCGACAAGGGAGGGCCTGA
- a CDS encoding DUF2252 family protein — translation MHPATEAILTFNHGRDPERLTRKLDAMAREPFSFFRGSNHLYAASVQHEEALLDAPHTYVCGDLHLENFGSFKGDNGLVYFDLNDFDDALLAPLTVDVVRMLSSLMIAASQLGLSEEDARNASERMLSSYAAVLAQGKPRWLERATAQGLVAELLRRVKRRRRGELLAQRTEFRKERRRLRIDGRHALAADKAQRKHAAAILHMYSQLPHGHRLVADDAARRIAGTGSLGLERYVVLAHEVGMPPVAQRLIDVKLAAPTAWSGMRLRRQPRWEGEAARVVQVQQVMQAASPALLAAVKMNGLSYVVKSLQPTADRVDLGRPTSAEELRLVLDTMAHAAAWAHLRSCRHQSADPIEQLQEFAAGTRWRAAVLRLARHGCSVSLSQWRDFADDYRRARQGTARKRR, via the coding sequence ATGCATCCCGCCACCGAGGCCATCCTGACCTTCAACCACGGCCGCGATCCCGAGCGCTTGACGCGCAAGCTCGACGCGATGGCACGTGAGCCGTTCTCCTTCTTCCGCGGCAGCAATCATCTCTACGCCGCCTCCGTGCAGCACGAGGAGGCGCTGCTCGATGCCCCGCACACTTATGTCTGCGGTGACCTGCACCTGGAGAACTTCGGCAGCTTCAAGGGCGACAACGGCCTGGTGTACTTCGACCTGAACGACTTCGACGATGCCCTGCTGGCGCCGCTGACGGTTGACGTGGTACGCATGCTGTCCAGCCTGATGATCGCCGCCTCGCAGCTCGGGCTGTCGGAGGAGGATGCGCGCAACGCCAGCGAACGGATGCTGTCGAGCTATGCGGCGGTGCTGGCCCAGGGCAAGCCGCGCTGGCTGGAACGTGCCACCGCGCAGGGACTGGTGGCCGAGCTGCTGCGCCGCGTCAAGCGGCGCCGGCGCGGCGAACTGCTGGCGCAGCGCACCGAGTTCCGCAAGGAGCGCCGCCGCCTGCGCATCGACGGGCGCCATGCGCTGGCGGCCGACAAGGCGCAGCGCAAACATGCGGCCGCCATCCTGCACATGTACTCGCAATTGCCGCACGGGCACCGCCTGGTGGCCGATGATGCCGCGCGCCGCATCGCCGGCACCGGCAGCCTGGGCCTGGAGCGCTACGTGGTGCTGGCGCACGAGGTGGGCATGCCGCCGGTGGCGCAGCGCCTGATCGACGTCAAGCTGGCGGCGCCGACCGCCTGGAGCGGCATGCGCCTGCGCCGGCAGCCGCGCTGGGAAGGCGAGGCCGCGCGCGTGGTGCAGGTGCAGCAGGTCATGCAGGCCGCCTCGCCGGCACTGCTGGCGGCGGTGAAGATGAACGGCTTGTCCTACGTGGTCAAGAGCCTGCAGCCCACCGCCGACCGCGTCGACCTGGGCCGTCCCACCAGTGCCGAAGAGCTGCGCCTGGTGCTGGACACCATGGCCCATGCCGCTGCCTGGGCGCACCTGCGCAGCTGCCGGCACCAGTCGGCCGATCCGATCGAGCAACTGCAGGAGTTCGCGGCGGGCACGCGCTGGCGTGCTGCCGTGCTGCGGCTGGCGCGCCACGGCTGTTCGGTCTCGCTGTCGCAGTGGCGCGATTTTGCCGACGACTACCGGCGTGCCCGCCAGGGCACGGCGCGCAAGCGCCGCTGA
- a CDS encoding cytochrome C oxidase subunit IV family protein, with product MTQTTTATAPPAPSEPSQHGGQQHSIALYLKVWGLLFVLSTMSYLVDYFHFTGMLRWTLIVLFMVLKAGLIVAVFMHMAWERLALACAILLPPLALLLLVGLMATEADYTFVLRGLFLH from the coding sequence ATGACACAGACGACCACCGCCACCGCGCCGCCGGCGCCTTCCGAGCCGTCGCAACACGGGGGGCAGCAGCATTCCATCGCCCTCTACCTGAAGGTGTGGGGGCTGTTGTTCGTGCTGTCGACGATGTCCTATCTCGTCGACTATTTCCATTTCACCGGCATGCTGCGCTGGACGCTGATCGTGCTGTTCATGGTGCTCAAGGCCGGCCTGATCGTCGCGGTGTTCATGCACATGGCCTGGGAGCGGCTGGCGCTGGCCTGCGCCATCCTGCTGCCGCCGCTGGCACTGTTGCTGCTGGTCGGCCTGATGGCGACCGAGGCGGATTACACTTTCGTCTTGCGCGGGCTGTTCCTCCACTGA